One Alligator mississippiensis isolate rAllMis1 chromosome 1, rAllMis1, whole genome shotgun sequence genomic window carries:
- the LOC102566741 gene encoding olfactory receptor 52M1 has product MLTFSNTCFSPSSFFLTGIPELETTHLWISIPFCSMYIIAILGNFTILFIVKAEQSLHEPMYIFLCMLAVIDLVLSTSTMPKLLSIFWFNTQEINVHACLLQMFFIHSFATIESGIFLAMAYDRYVAICNPLRHKAILTHSIIAKIGLMAVIRGVLYIAPLPLLIKRLTYFRTNVIAHSYCEHMAVVMLACEDITVNNLYGMTIGFLVLIGDSLCIAFSYAMIFRTVFSLSTLEARLKSISTCSSHICAILVFYIPIAVSSLTHRFGWHVAPPIHILLANFYLIIPPVLNPIVYAVRTKEIRRRLYKLLYSNGLVQKQHTLQKPG; this is encoded by the coding sequence ATGCTGACTTTCTCCAATACCTGCTTCAGCCCGTCTTCTTTCTTCCTGACCGGCATTCCTGAGCTGGAAACCACCCACCTGTGGATCTCCattcctttctgctccatgtacATCATTGCCATCCTGGGGAACTTTACCATCCTCTTCATCGTCAAGGCTGAGCAGAGCCTGCACGAGCCCATGTACATCTTCCTctgcatgctggctgtcattGACCTGGTCCTCTCCACCTCCACCATGCCCAAGCTGCTCAGCATCTTCTGGTTTAACACCCAGGAGATCAACgtgcatgcctgcctgctccaGATGTTTTTCATTCACTCTTTTGCCACCATCGAGTCTGGGATTTTCCTGGCCATGGCTTACGACAGGTATGTGGCCATCTGCAACCCTTTGAGGCACAAAGCTATTTTGACACACTCCATCATTGCCAAGATTGGGCTCATGGCCGTGATACGGGGGGTGCTGTatattgcccccctgcccctgctcatcaAGCGTCTCACCTACTTTCGGACCAATGTCATCGCCCACTCCTACTGCGAGCACATGGCCGTGGTGATGCTGGCCTGTGAGGACATCACTGTCAACAACCTCTATGGCATGACCATTGGCTTTCTGGTGCTCATTGGGGATTCCCTGTGCATTGCTTTCTCCTACGCAATGATCTTCCGGACTGTCTTCAGTCTCAGCACCCTGGAGGCACGGCTCAAGTCCATCAGCACCTGCAGCTCGCACATCTGTGCCATCCTGGTCTTCTACATCCCCATTGCGGTGTCCTCTCTGACGCATCGCTTTGGGTGGCACGTGGCTCCTCCCATTCACATCCTGCTGGCCAACTTCTACCTGATCATCCCCCCGGTGTTAAACCCCATTGTCTACGCTGTGCGGACCAAGGAAATCCGGAGGAGGCTGTACAAGTTGCTATACTCTAATGGTCTGGTGCAGAAGCAGCATACTTTGCAGAAACCGGGTTAG
- the LOC102566972 gene encoding olfactory receptor 52K2, translating into MSSVNHSCSNPSAFLLTGIPGLEAAHIWISIPFSLMYFMVLLGNGTVLIVIRLDKSLHEPMYYFLFMLAVIDLVFSTAVIPKMLSIFWLDSKEISFEACFTQMFFIHTFTAVESGVLLAMSFDRYMAICKPLRYAMVLTNPRIAQIGLLSLARGIGVMIPLTCLLARLPYCKGNRIPHSYCEHMAIVELACADPTASDLYSLVVATLLVGADSMFIAFSYSMILRSVLRLSSQEARLKAFSTCGSHISVLLLFYLGGLLSMYLQMFSLSLAPHTQVLVADLYLTLPPMLNPIIYGMKTKQIRKQVFHIFGLVLAPFLPPAGDDRLHEERW; encoded by the coding sequence ATGTCATCTGTCAATCATTCCTGCTCCAACCCCTCAGCCTTTCTGCTGACAGGCATCCCTGGCCTGGAAGCTGCCCACATCTGGATCTCCATCCCATTCAGCCTGATGTACTTCATGGTGCTGCTGGGGAATGGCACTGTCCTCATCGTCATCAGGCTGGACAAAAGCCTCCATGAGCCCATGTACTACTTCCTGTTCATGCTAGCTGTCATCGACCTGGTCTTCTCGACCGCTGTCATCCCCAAGATGCTGAGCATCTTCTGGCTGGATTCCAAGGAGATCAGCTTCGAGGCCTGCTTCACCCAGATGTTCTTCATCCACACATTCACGGCGGTTGAGTCTGGGGTACTGCTGGCCATGTCCTTTGACCGCTACAtggccatctgcaagccactgagATATGCCATGGTCTTAACCAACCCACGGATTGCCCAGATAGGGCTGCTGTCCTTGGCTAGAGGCATCGGCGTTATGATCCCCCTCACCTGCCTGCTTGCCAGATTGCCCTACTGCAAAGGCAACCGCATCCCTCACTCCTACTGTGAGCACATGGCCATTGTAGAGCTGGCCTGCGCGGACCCAACAGCCAGTGACCTGTACAGCCTGGTGGTGGCCACACTTCTGGTGGGGGCAGACTCCATGTTCATTGCCTTCTCATACAGCATGATCCTCCGCTCCGTGCTCCGGCTCTCCTCCCAGGAGGCACGTCTCAAGGCCTTCAGCACCTGTGGGTCCCACATCAGTGTCCTCCTGCTCTTCTACTTGGGTGGGCTCCTCTCCATGTATCTTCAGATgttctctctcagcctggcacctcACACCCAAGTCCTAGTAGCCGACCTCTACCTCACTCTCCCTCCCATGTTAAACCCCATTATTTATGGCATGAAGACCAAACAGATCCGCAAGCAGGTCTTTCATATCTTTGGCCTGGTATTGGCACCCTTCCTCCCACCAGCTGGGGATGACAGACTCCACGAAGAGAGGTGGTGA